The genomic interval CCGTCGCCGTCTACGACCGGCGGGAGTAGGGGGGTCGTCGGACGGTCTGTGGGAACACGCCACACGGCTCTCGTCCGGCGGTTTGGCACGCTCTGTCTCGATGGATTTATGTAGAAGTGCGGGCCACATATCAGTTGATTATGGCACAACAGCGACGCGCAATGGGAGGCCAGCCCATGTTCATTCTCTCGGAGGACAGCGAGCGGACGCGCGGCCAGGACGCGCAGTCCTCGAACATTCGCGCCGGGAAGGCGGTCGCGGAGGCCGTACGCACGACGCTCGGCCCGCGCGGCATGGACAAGATGCTCGTCTCCGACTCCGGCGACGTCGTCATCACGAACGACGGCGCGACCATTCTGGAGAAGATGGACATCGAGCACCCCGCCGCACAGATGATCGTCGAGGTCGCCTCCACACAGGAGGAGGAGGTCGGCGACGGCACCACGACGGCCTCGGTGCTCGCGGGCCAGCTGCTCGCGAAGGCCGAGAACCTCCTCGAGGACGACGTCCACCCGACGACCATCGTCGAGGGGTACCACGAGGCCAGCCGCCTCGCGCTCGAAGCCATCGACGACCTCGTCCTCGACGAGGAGCTCGACGACGAGCTGCTCGAATCCGTCGCCGAGTCCTCCATGACCGGGAAGGGGACGGGCGACATCGACGCCGCCTCGCTCGCCGAGACGGTCGTCGGCGCGGTGCGCCACGCCCGGGCCGACGGGCGCGTCGTCCGCGACGACATCACGGTCCGCACGCAGACGGGCGCCGGCGCCTCCGCGACCGAACTCGTCGAGGGCGTCGTCCTCGACGAGGAGCCGGTCCACGCCGACATGCCCCGCCGCGTCGAGGACGCGAGCGTCGCCGTGCTCGACCTCGACCTCGACCTCCGCGAGTCCAACATCGACGCCGAGTACAACGTCACCGACGTCGACCAGCTGACGCAGGCGCTCGACGCCGAGGAGGACGAACTGCGCGGCTACGCCGAGCAGGTCGTCGAGGCCGGCATCGACGTGGCGTTCGTCACCGGCGACGTGGAGGACCGC from Halosegnis marinus carries:
- the thsA gene encoding thermosome subunit alpha is translated as MGGQPMFILSEDSERTRGQDAQSSNIRAGKAVAEAVRTTLGPRGMDKMLVSDSGDVVITNDGATILEKMDIEHPAAQMIVEVASTQEEEVGDGTTTASVLAGQLLAKAENLLEDDVHPTTIVEGYHEASRLALEAIDDLVLDEELDDELLESVAESSMTGKGTGDIDAASLAETVVGAVRHARADGRVVRDDITVRTQTGAGASATELVEGVVLDEEPVHADMPRRVEDASVAVLDLDLDLRESNIDAEYNVTDVDQLTQALDAEEDELRGYAEQVVEAGIDVAFVTGDVEDRVASLLAKEGVLAVESVSDDDAGRIARAVGARTVGSLKDLEESDLGFAEDISVQKFGDDDLTFIEGGADAETVTVFARGGTEHVADELERALNDAIDVVTAALDAGGVVPGAGATEIAVADHIRSGAAGIEGRKQLAVEAFADAVDVLPRTLAENTGMDPIDALVDLRNRHESEGIAGLISEGQTGNVGDPVEAGILDPAAVKREAVESATEAATMIVRIDDVISAN